One region of Natronobacterium texcoconense genomic DNA includes:
- a CDS encoding DUF2064 domain-containing protein, which yields MIVVVPVDPPREGLVLSELVESTLLSETEAVRLYEAAVIDVVRTAVDSGGNLLVNYRDEETLPEKAADEGGDAESEVRSLVADALEGTDTAIDDVRFERQVGSSKSARVGNTVTHLLEREGPDSVGVLEPTAPTVGRSDVDGAAMALRRHDVVLGPSSDGRTYLAAFTEPIDFEAAYTPPELATLATRVGDAGLGLGFAPAVPTVATPSGLTSTIATLEAQRVAGRLGATATAAVVDDIGLCVGDGGDLERR from the coding sequence ATGATCGTCGTCGTTCCGGTCGACCCACCACGGGAAGGACTCGTTCTGTCGGAACTCGTCGAATCGACGCTGCTTTCGGAGACAGAGGCAGTCCGATTGTACGAGGCTGCCGTCATCGACGTCGTCCGGACGGCCGTCGACAGCGGCGGCAACCTGCTGGTCAACTATCGGGACGAGGAGACACTGCCCGAGAAAGCCGCCGACGAGGGCGGTGACGCCGAATCGGAGGTTCGCTCCCTCGTCGCCGATGCTCTCGAGGGAACGGACACCGCTATCGACGACGTCCGATTCGAACGACAGGTCGGCTCGAGCAAGTCTGCACGGGTCGGGAACACGGTGACGCACCTGCTGGAGCGCGAGGGACCCGACAGTGTGGGCGTCCTCGAGCCGACGGCTCCGACGGTCGGTCGGTCGGACGTCGACGGCGCGGCAATGGCGCTCCGGCGACACGACGTCGTGCTCGGCCCCTCCTCGGACGGGCGGACGTATCTGGCCGCGTTCACCGAACCGATCGATTTCGAAGCCGCGTACACACCGCCCGAACTCGCGACGCTCGCCACTCGAGTCGGGGACGCGGGACTCGGCCTCGGATTCGCGCCGGCCGTTCCGACCGTTGCGACGCCGTCCGGTCTCACGTCGACGATAGCGACGCTCGAGGCACAACGAGTCGCCGGACGCCTGGGAGCGACTGCAACCGCGGCAGTCGTCGACGATATCGGGTTGTGTGTGGGAGACGGTGGCGACCTCGAGCGGCGATAG